Below is a window of Bacteroidales bacterium DNA.
TTTTCGTAATTTTCGGCAGCTTTGGCATAATTTTTCATTCTTGTGTATGAATTGGCTAATTCCGAAAAAATATCATACTGGTTGGAATCCAAAGCGAATGCTTCCTGAACTTTGTAATAGCCAATGAATCTTTGTTGTTCTTTGAAAGAATTTTTCCATAATAAATATAATCGTTTACAAGAGTTTTTTCCGGTACGGTGTTCTTAAAAAACTTAGTAATATATTGCAGGGCATTTTGATAATCAGCAGTTTCGTAATAACAATAAGCGAAGGCGCGATTCAAATCATTACGGGTGGTATCCGTCTTGACGATTTCATTTAATTGATTTATGGCTTCTTTGTGATTATCTGATTCGATTAATACGTTTACATATTTAATCTTTGCCGAAACATTTGTTGAGATATCAAGATATTTTTTATAATTCTGCATGGAAAGTTCCAGCTGATTTGCTTTTGAATATAATTTCCCTAATTCTAAGTATGCAGGAGCAAAAGTAGAATCTATCCCGATGGCTTCTTTATAATAGTCAATAGCTTCCTGCCAGTTGCGTGCTCTTATCCAAAGGTTTCCTAGACGTAATTTTGCAGAAGGTGATTTTGGATTCAATTCCTGAGCCATTTTGTATTGAGAAATAGCATTGGAACCATCATTATTTTCAAGAAAAGCATCACCATAAATAAGGTATAATTCAGCATTTTTACCGTCAAGTTCAATAGCTTGCTCTAATAATTTCAGTGCCTTGGCAACATTCTTTTTGCCCTGAATAATCAAATATGATTCTGCAATTTTCGCAAGCGTTCTTGCCTGTTTATCAGGTTGTATCGTTGAAGTTTTATTGGTTTTGCTGGGAAATTTTGCCTGCGCATCATTAAAATATTTTTCGGCAGATAAATCGTCGTTTTTCATCAGGCAAATCTTTCCCATTCCCACATAACCGGCAGTATTTTCGGGGTCCACTTCCATTGCTTTTACAAATAAAATTTCTGCTTCTTTTATAGCAGATTTTTTTGAAGTATACGCGGTATCTGAATAATATTCAATAAGATAGTTTTCTCCATAATAAAAATAAACATCCCCATTTGTTGGCTGGCTTTTCAGCAATGCCTCGAATGCTTCCTTAGCCGAATCAAACTGTTCGCTATTAGTAAATTCCCTAGCTTTAAGCACATCAGGATGTGAGGGCTGTGCCATCCCCGATACACAAAAAAACATTGCAATTAAAAAAACAATTGAAACTGATTTTTTTGTTCTTGTTTTCATTTGTTTTACCTCCATTTTTTAGTCTTTCTTTATTTGTACCAGTCTTATTGGCATGGTTGCCGGAACAAGTCCTGATTTTAATATTATTCGTTGTCCCTTTTCACCTGCCACAAATTGAACAAAACCTGTGCCAAGCCCGTTGAAATACTCCCTGCTTATCATATATACATCGCGGACAAACGGATAAGAACCATCTGCAATATATGCCTGGTAGGGTTTAAGAAACGGGCCATCAAGATTACCTTCGTCAGAAATCCCAGCAACTTTTACCTGATTTAAAAACTTCTGAGTAAGGGTATCCTGAGTGTCGCTTATCCAATTCACACTAATTATTCCTATAGCGCCAATATTTTTTTGAACATAATTAATTACTTCTTCATTGGAATTTACAGCATAGCAATAACCCGGGAATTTACTGCTCAACTTAAATTTTTCTTTGAAATATCTGGGGTTACCAGATTTGTTATTATCAAAAACAACTGTGATATCTCCATTTTTCGAATCGGGCTTCAGGTCAATCCATTTGCTTAATTTACCTTTGAAAATATCTTCTATCTGTTCATAGGTGAAGATGGTATCCGGATTCTGTTTATTAATAATTATGGCAAGGGCATCATAGGCAATTTTTATGGTCTTGGGGATGAGTTGCAGGCTGTTCAACTTCTGTTCTTCCGAAGCAGTGAGTTTACGATTAACGACAATCAGCCTGGCAGAATCATTCAGAAGATCGGTAAAACAATCCACCTCATTTTTATAAGTCGCATTAATTACGGCATACGTATAAATTGCTTCAAATGTCGATACCTGGGTATTCATAATCAGGGAGTAGGATTCATCCACTGATATTTTAATATTTCCACTGGTAGGTGTTTCATCAATTTTACCTGAAGACCCGCAACCGGCAAACAAAAATGCAATTAATATGATAATTGCATAGCGAAAAGAATTATTCTTCTTCATGTTTTTGGTGGTTTTTAAGTTTAGGTAACAGACGCAAGAAACGGATAATTCCATAGGCGATAAGAAATATGCCGAAAAATATTTTAATGCCGCTATATTCAGGAGGAATATTAAACCGTTGATTGAATTGAGGAAAAAACATTATAAAAAAACCTAACCCTATATATACCAGCACCATGAACAAGCCAAAAATGCTCCATACCCCGAAATGATACTTTGAACTCATAAAGTTACAGATATGATAGTTTAATGCAAATGAAACGAACCTTTTCATAAAACATTGCGGAGAGAATGGGATTCGAACCCATGAACCGCTTTTGGCGATTACACACTTTCCAGGCGTGCGCCTTCGACCACTCGGCCATCTCTCCGAAGTGTGCAAATATATTCATTTTTTTATTTCCAACGCATAAATATCCTGAAACTCTTATTTTATCTTTTTCTTTGAACATGTTTGTTTTTTTAGAATTCATTATGCTTTTCAGTGTTTTTATCAATTTTTTCAAAATTATAAACAAAGAAACTTTAATTTTAAATAGTTAAGAATCTGGTTTAATAAAAACAGAAAAAGGTATGTTTTAATAAGATTACGGATAAAAATTTTATGTTTAAAAAAAACACTATCTTTACAAAATCTAAATAAGAAACAATGGAAATATACAAGGAGCAAATAATCAACGCATTGAGTAAAGTCATTGATCCTGATTTGCATAAAGACCTGGTCAGCTTGGGAATGATTGAAGATATTTTTATTAAAGACAATGAAATAAATTTCAAGCTTATATTAACGACTCCTGCATGTCCACTGCGCGAAAAGTTAAAAAACGACTGCATAAAAGCTATTAAAGAGGATTTAGGTGATAATTTTATAATAAATATAGAACTGGGAGCTAAAGTAAAAAAAAGTACACAATCAAAAGGCAAAGAAAATGTTTTACCCGGCGTTAAAAACATAGTATTGATTGCTTCGGGCAAAGGAGGCGTTGGAAAATCAACTATTGCGGCTAATATAGCCATCTCACTTGCGGAAACAGGGGCAAAAACAGGTTTGCTGGATGCCGATATTTATGGCCCTTCGGTCCCCATTATGTTTGACCTTAATAATTATCGCCCGAAAGCAATAGATAATAGCGGAGCAGTTAGAATAGTGCCTGTTGAAAAATTCGGTATTAAACTGATGTCTATTGGATTTTTTGTTGACAGTACTCAGGCATTGATATGGCGCGGGCCTATGGCTTCAAATGCCTTAAAACAACTTTTTACCGAAGTGGAGTGGGGAGAACTTGATTATCTTATTATTGATACCCCTCCC
It encodes the following:
- a CDS encoding substrate-binding domain-containing protein — its product is MKKNNSFRYAIIILIAFLFAGCGSSGKIDETPTSGNIKISVDESYSLIMNTQVSTFEAIYTYAVINATYKNEVDCFTDLLNDSARLIVVNRKLTASEEQKLNSLQLIPKTIKIAYDALAIIINKQNPDTIFTYEQIEDIFKGKLSKWIDLKPDSKNGDITVVFDNNKSGNPRYFKEKFKLSSKFPGYCYAVNSNEEVINYVQKNIGAIGIISVNWISDTQDTLTQKFLNQVKVAGISDEGNLDGPFLKPYQAYIADGSYPFVRDVYMISREYFNGLGTGFVQFVAGEKGQRIILKSGLVPATMPIRLVQIKKD
- a CDS encoding tetratricopeptide repeat protein; its protein translation is MKTRTKKSVSIVFLIAMFFCVSGMAQPSHPDVLKAREFTNSEQFDSAKEAFEALLKSQPTNGDVYFYYGENYLIEYYSDTAYTSKKSAIKEAEILFVKAMEVDPENTAGYVGMGKICLMKNDDLSAEKYFNDAQAKFPSKTNKTSTIQPDKQARTLAKIAESYLIIQGKKNVAKALKLLEQAIELDGKNAELYLIYGDAFLENNDGSNAISQYKMAQELNPKSPSAKLRLGNLWIRARNWQEAIDYYKEAIGIDSTFAPAYLELGKLYSKANQLELSMQNYKKYLDISTNVSAKIKYVNVLIESDNHKEAINQLNEIVKTDTTRNDLNRAFAYCYYETADYQNALQYITKFFKNTVPEKTLVNDYIYYGKILSKNNKDSLAITKFRKHSLWIPTSMIFFRN
- a CDS encoding Mrp/NBP35 family ATP-binding protein, whose amino-acid sequence is MEIYKEQIINALSKVIDPDLHKDLVSLGMIEDIFIKDNEINFKLILTTPACPLREKLKNDCIKAIKEDLGDNFIINIELGAKVKKSTQSKGKENVLPGVKNIVLIASGKGGVGKSTIAANIAISLAETGAKTGLLDADIYGPSVPIMFDLNNYRPKAIDNSGAVRIVPVEKFGIKLMSIGFFVDSTQALIWRGPMASNALKQLFTEVEWGELDYLIIDTPPGTGDIHLTLVQTLPVAGAVIVTTPQEVALSDARKAIGMFRQEGINVPVLGLIENMSYFTPAELPENKYYIFGKGGGQKLAEETKTVLLGQIPLIQSLCESGDEGKPAALVHNTSIAKAFMELTENLSQQLSLWAEFKSVTDVFKHTHTNNNTDK